The following are from one region of the Bacillota bacterium genome:
- a CDS encoding uracil-DNA glycosylase, whose amino-acid sequence MVKLGNDWDDLLGSEFQKDYYLKLRQFLIHEYRNHTIYPDMYDILNALKITSYADTKVVIIGQDPYHGPNQAHGLAFSVKPGVAVPPSLVNIFKELQDDLGCFMPDNGYLVPWAEQGVLLLNAVLTVRAGQAHSHRSRGWELFTDKVIELLNKKNTPVVFLLWGNNAKRKAKAITNPSHLVLTAAHPSPLSASRGFFGCRHFSQTNRFLTSCGLEPIKWQIPLMRTE is encoded by the coding sequence ATGGTTAAACTGGGGAATGATTGGGATGATCTGTTGGGAAGTGAGTTTCAGAAAGACTATTACCTAAAGCTGCGGCAGTTTCTGATTCACGAATACCGCAATCATACCATTTATCCCGATATGTACGATATCTTAAACGCGCTGAAAATTACCTCCTATGCTGATACTAAGGTAGTAATCATCGGCCAGGACCCCTACCACGGCCCCAACCAGGCCCATGGACTGGCTTTTTCCGTGAAGCCGGGTGTGGCAGTTCCGCCTTCGCTGGTAAACATCTTTAAGGAGCTCCAGGATGATCTCGGCTGTTTTATGCCTGATAACGGCTATTTAGTACCCTGGGCAGAGCAGGGAGTGCTGCTGTTAAACGCTGTTTTAACAGTGCGGGCAGGACAGGCCCATTCCCACCGCAGTCGGGGTTGGGAGCTGTTTACTGACAAGGTAATCGAGCTTTTGAACAAAAAAAATACCCCGGTGGTATTTCTCCTCTGGGGTAATAATGCTAAACGCAAGGCTAAAGCCATAACTAACCCCAGCCACCTGGTGCTGACCGCAGCCCATCCCAGTCCCCTGTCAGCCTCCCGGGGATTCTTCGGCTGCAGGCACTTTTCCCAAACCAACCGCTTTCTCACAAGCTGCGGTTTAGAACCGATCAAATGGCAGATTCCGCTAATGCGGACTGAATAG
- a CDS encoding aconitate hydratase, translated as MGLNLAQKLIQAHLVEGDMTPGTEIGIRIDQTLTQDSTGTMAYLQLEAMGIKRVKTKLSVAYIDHNMLQEGFENADDHLFIQSAARKYGIYFSRPGNGICHQVHLERFGVPGQTLLGSDSHTPTNGGIGMLAIGAGGLDVAAAMAGEPYYLTMPEIVNIRLTGKLAPFVTAKDIILEILRRLTVKGGVGRIFEYSGDALAYLSVPERATITNMGAELGATTSVFPSDELTREFLRAQKREEDWTPLAADPDAEYDHTIVIDLGAIEPLAAKPHSPDNVAKVREIGPVKIDQVAIGSCTNSSYQDLMRAARILKGKTVHPNVSLVISPGSKQVLTMLAENGALADLIAAGARILESGCGPCIGMGQAPPTDGISLRTFNRNFKGRCGTMSASVYLVSPETAAASAIAGVLTDPRTCNVDLEVPMPEEFHINDNMIIPPDPEGADAELVRGPNIKPFPQNVAMGDKLAGKVLIKLGDHITTDHIMPSNAKLLPYRSNIPYLAEYCLTPCDPDFPKRAQENSGGIIAAGENYGQGSSREHAALAPLYLGIKAVVAKSFARIHRANLINAGIVPLTFVDEADYDQIQELDQLEIENIKDQLRAGNEVIVKNITRSCDYRVKCELSERELAVLLMGGKINWIKQRQ; from the coding sequence CTGGAACCATGGCTTATCTGCAGCTGGAAGCCATGGGCATCAAGCGGGTTAAAACCAAGCTGTCAGTGGCCTACATCGACCACAACATGCTGCAGGAAGGTTTTGAGAACGCCGATGACCATCTCTTTATTCAATCGGCAGCGCGCAAATATGGAATCTATTTTTCCCGTCCTGGCAACGGCATCTGCCACCAGGTGCATCTAGAGCGCTTCGGAGTGCCCGGTCAAACGCTGCTTGGTTCCGACAGCCACACCCCAACAAACGGCGGGATCGGCATGCTGGCAATCGGAGCAGGCGGTCTTGATGTGGCAGCAGCAATGGCAGGCGAGCCTTATTATCTGACCATGCCGGAGATTGTTAATATCCGGCTGACCGGTAAGTTGGCTCCATTTGTAACTGCCAAAGACATTATTTTAGAGATTCTTCGCCGCCTTACTGTTAAGGGTGGGGTAGGCAGGATTTTTGAATACTCAGGCGACGCCCTGGCTTACTTAAGTGTGCCGGAGCGGGCCACCATCACCAACATGGGCGCCGAGCTGGGGGCAACAACTTCGGTCTTCCCCAGTGATGAGCTCACCAGAGAGTTTCTGCGGGCTCAAAAGCGGGAAGAGGATTGGACTCCCCTGGCAGCGGATCCAGATGCTGAGTACGACCACACTATCGTAATCGATTTAGGAGCAATTGAACCTTTAGCAGCTAAACCTCACAGTCCGGATAATGTAGCGAAGGTGCGGGAAATCGGTCCGGTTAAGATCGATCAAGTTGCCATCGGCAGCTGCACCAACAGCTCCTATCAGGACTTGATGCGGGCAGCGAGAATTCTCAAGGGTAAAACTGTGCATCCTAATGTCAGCCTCGTAATTTCACCCGGCTCCAAGCAGGTTTTGACCATGCTCGCTGAAAACGGAGCCTTGGCAGATCTGATTGCAGCTGGTGCCCGGATTCTTGAGTCAGGCTGTGGACCCTGCATCGGCATGGGTCAAGCGCCGCCAACAGATGGCATCTCGCTTCGCACATTTAACCGCAATTTCAAAGGCCGCTGCGGCACCATGTCGGCCAGTGTCTATTTAGTCAGTCCGGAAACTGCGGCAGCCAGTGCCATAGCGGGAGTTTTAACCGATCCCAGGACTTGTAATGTGGATCTGGAGGTACCGATGCCGGAAGAATTCCATATCAACGATAACATGATTATTCCACCGGATCCGGAAGGAGCAGATGCCGAGCTGGTTCGGGGGCCGAATATTAAGCCGTTCCCTCAGAACGTGGCTATGGGCGACAAGCTTGCTGGTAAGGTTTTGATCAAGCTGGGCGATCACATCACAACTGATCACATTATGCCGTCCAATGCCAAACTGCTGCCTTACCGCTCCAATATTCCTTATTTGGCTGAATACTGCCTCACGCCCTGCGATCCCGACTTTCCGAAGCGGGCGCAGGAAAACAGCGGCGGTATTATCGCGGCGGGAGAAAACTACGGTCAGGGTTCCAGCCGGGAGCACGCTGCGTTAGCCCCGCTTTATCTGGGGATCAAGGCAGTTGTGGCCAAAAGCTTTGCCCGCATTCACCGGGCGAATCTGATCAACGCCGGAATTGTGCCGTTGACCTTCGTCGATGAAGCGGATTACGATCAGATTCAGGAATTGGATCAGCTGGAAATCGAAAATATTAAAGATCAGCTGAGGGCAGGAAATGAAGTTATCGTTAAGAATATCACGCGTTCCTGCGATTACCGCGTGAAATGTGAGTTGAGTGAGCGAGAACTAGCAGTGCTGCTCATGGGCGGCAAGATTAATTGGATCAAACAGCGTCAGTAA
- a CDS encoding sugar kinase, which yields MAKKVVTMGEIMLRLSPPNNLRFVQTDSFDVVWGGGEANVAVSLANYGLDAYFVTKLPEHEIGQAAVNSLRRYGVNTDYIARGGDRVGIYYAETGASVRASKVIYDRARSAIAEADVSDFDFDEIFKDADWFHWSGITPAISDKATELTEAALIAAKKHGVTVSVDLNYRKKLWTPEKARKVMTHLMQYVDVCIGNEEDADITLGFKPGKSDVTTGELDLEGYKDIFKQMKDKFGFKYVGSTLRESYSASDNGWSAMIYDGNEYYRSKVYKLHIVDRVGGGDSFAAGLIYGLVTGKPVGEALEFAVAASSLKHTIYGDYNLVSVAEVENLAGGDASGRVQR from the coding sequence ATGGCAAAAAAAGTAGTCACCATGGGAGAGATAATGTTAAGATTATCTCCTCCGAATAATCTGCGCTTTGTGCAGACAGATTCATTCGATGTAGTATGGGGCGGGGGGGAAGCAAACGTTGCAGTATCCCTGGCCAATTATGGTTTGGACGCTTATTTTGTAACCAAGCTTCCGGAGCATGAAATCGGTCAGGCAGCGGTTAACAGTCTCCGCCGCTATGGCGTTAACACTGATTATATTGCCAGAGGTGGCGACCGGGTCGGAATCTATTACGCAGAAACTGGCGCATCCGTAAGAGCGTCCAAGGTAATTTATGACCGGGCTCGCTCAGCGATCGCTGAAGCCGATGTTTCTGATTTTGACTTTGACGAGATCTTTAAAGATGCTGACTGGTTCCACTGGAGCGGTATTACTCCGGCAATCAGTGATAAAGCCACCGAGCTTACTGAAGCTGCTCTGATCGCTGCGAAAAAGCACGGCGTAACAGTCAGTGTTGACCTTAACTACCGCAAAAAACTGTGGACTCCGGAGAAAGCCCGGAAAGTCATGACTCACCTGATGCAGTATGTGGATGTCTGCATCGGCAACGAAGAGGACGCTGACATTACTCTTGGTTTCAAACCAGGTAAGAGCGATGTTACTACCGGCGAACTCGATCTTGAAGGCTACAAAGACATCTTCAAGCAGATGAAAGACAAATTTGGATTTAAATATGTTGGATCTACCCTGCGCGAAAGCTATTCAGCCTCTGATAACGGCTGGTCTGCCATGATCTATGACGGCAATGAATACTACCGCTCCAAAGTGTACAAGCTGCATATTGTTGACCGAGTTGGTGGCGGCGACTCCTTTGCTGCTGGTCTGATTTACGGACTGGTTACCGGCAAGCCGGTAGGTGAAGCGCTGGAATTCGCAGTTGCAGCTTCTTCCTTGAAGCACACCATCTACGGCGACTACAACTTGGTATCGGTAGCCGAAGTAGAGAATTTAGCAGGCGGCGACGCATCAGGACGGGTTCAAAGATAA
- a CDS encoding CPBP family intramembrane metalloprotease, producing MWPKNASKSHIITFTAVTLLASWGIAYLVANNANQIGILGMVMVIPTITAISLNIIHHRSIFNIYQPVVTGTTRKSLVFAVLYPIAFAALTGVIALLTGKAEINSGSLPLPTDYLLHLVGIVLFMVMAFGEEYGWRGFLLPALSEHYGKLTAALLVGAVWALYHAPGSYVTAAQLGAANPWLYTLVQMLLLIARSLPLAYCYFQTKGSIIGVILFRAVWDIAHGLVLGQTAGEARTILTGSYFLTGVISWELVLSLAAAVWFAIKLKKEA from the coding sequence ATGTGGCCTAAGAATGCATCAAAGTCTCACATCATTACCTTTACCGCAGTAACTCTTCTTGCCAGCTGGGGTATTGCATATTTGGTTGCTAATAATGCCAATCAGATTGGCATTTTAGGAATGGTAATGGTGATTCCCACTATCACTGCAATCTCCCTGAATATTATCCATCATAGATCAATTTTTAATATATATCAACCGGTAGTAACCGGCACTACCCGCAAATCTCTAGTGTTTGCAGTGCTGTATCCCATTGCATTTGCCGCTTTAACAGGTGTGATTGCCCTGTTAACCGGCAAAGCTGAAATCAACAGCGGCAGTCTTCCCCTGCCTACCGATTACCTGCTCCATCTAGTGGGTATTGTCCTGTTTATGGTGATGGCTTTCGGCGAAGAGTACGGCTGGCGAGGATTTCTCCTGCCTGCTCTCAGCGAACATTACGGCAAGCTGACGGCTGCGCTGTTAGTGGGAGCGGTATGGGCTTTGTACCATGCACCCGGCTCCTATGTTACTGCAGCTCAGTTGGGGGCCGCCAATCCATGGCTCTATACTCTCGTCCAAATGCTCCTGCTCATAGCCCGGTCCTTACCTTTGGCTTACTGCTACTTTCAAACTAAGGGCAGCATCATTGGCGTGATTTTATTCCGGGCTGTCTGGGACATTGCCCATGGACTTGTCCTCGGACAAACTGCCGGAGAAGCAAGAACGATCTTAACCGGCAGTTACTTCCTGACCGGCGTTATTTCCTGGGAGTTAGTTTTAAGCCTAGCCGCAGCAGTGTGGTTTGCCATCAAACTTAAGAAAGAAGCCTGA